The segment ATGCTCGGGTTCCCGGAAGAAATCGGTCTTGTTGGTGGTCACCACGTCGATCATGTGCACGATCTCACCGTCGTCGCAGGAAAAGACGTGTTCTACATATTCATCGAAGGAAGCCATGGAAAGCGCCCGCAACCGTTTTCGCAGGCGCCCCTCCAGCATGACCCGTTTCACCGGAGGCATCTTGATTCCCACCTCACCCTCGATAAAGGCACTCAGGCGCTGGAACTGCTTGTCACTCAGCGAGGCTTCCGGCATGACTTATCTGACCTGTGAGGCGCTGAATATCCAGAATTAAAGCGACGGTACCATCACCCAGGATGGTCGCGCCGCTTACGGCTTCGATGGAACGATACATTTGTCCAAGATTTTTTATCACCGTCTGATGTTCTCCCACAACTTGATCTACAATAAATCCAACCCGGCCAATTCCCGTCATGACCACCACAGCCTGCTCGATAGCAGGCCGCTCACCGGAGACACTAAAGATCCGGCGCAGATTCACCAAAGGAAGTAGTTCTCCCCTGTTATGTATCGTGTCTTTCTCGCGGGAGTCATGTCGTTGATACTCGACACACTCCTCAACATTTGCCAGAGGCACCACAAAGCGCTCGGAGCCGATCCTGACCAGCAACCCGTCGATGATAGCCAGGGTAAGGGGGATTGTCATCACCAGCGCCGTTCCCTGAGCGGGCCGAGGGTCAAAACTGACCGTTCCACCAATGGCGTCCATCTCGCGGCGGACCACATCCATCCCGACGCCTCTTCCTGAAACGGTGGTTACCTCCCGGGCCGTTGAAAATCCCGGCTGGAAGACCAGATCGTAGACTTCCTGGTCTTCCAGGGAGATGCCCGGCGATACCAGCCCCTTATCAATAGCGATTGAGAGGATTCGCTCCCGGTCGAGTCCATGGCCGTCATCTTCCACGCGGATTTCAACGGAGGCTCCCACGTGGCGGGCCCGGAGAGCAACCTTTCCGCAGGAGGGCTTCCCCGCAGCCTTGCGAACCGCAGGGGGCTCTATGCCGTGGTCAATACTGTTTCGAATCACATGGACCAAAGGGTCCTGAAGCCGCTCAAGGACCGACTTATCCAGCGCGGTCTCCCCTCCCGATGTAATCAGCTCGACATCCTTGCCGAGGTCTCGCGAAAGATCCCGAACCAATCGTCTGAACCGGCTGAAGATACTCGCCACAGGGAGCATCCTGATGCTCATGGTGTGATCCCTGAGAGACGCGATAAGACGCTCAAAGGTTTCGGCAACCGTCTCGAGAGCAGCCTGGTCAACCTGGTCCTCCTGGGCAACCTGGGAGAGACGGGCCTGCAGGGTTACCAGCTCCCCCACCAGATCAACAAGATCATCCAGCTTTTCAGACTGGACGCGAATGCTGGAGGTTCCTTCCCCACTAACACCTTTCTCCCGGGTCTTGCGGGCGTGTTCCTGCTCCCGAAGAGCAGAATTGATCTCATCGGAATCAACCCCCTGCTCGAGCAGGACCTGGCCAAGTTTTTTCTGTCCCTCCAGGGCCTCCTTCACCACCTCGGCAGCAACAACCCCTCGATCGACCAGTATCTGCCCTAAACGCTTGTACTGCCCGCTGTCATCGGAGAGATCGATCGAATCGAACTTGCTAATCGAGAGAGTGCTGGAATCCTCCACAAAGAGAAAAACTTCCCGGATTGACCCTTCAGTGGCTGCGGTGGTTAAAAAAATATCCCATGAGACAAGGCAGTCCAGGGCTTCAACCGCCTCGAGACTGGTAATTTTTCCGGTATGAGCCACGACGGTACAGGACCCAAGCCCCTGGAGTTCTTCCAGGAGAAGCAAAGGATTGGTGCCGTTTCTCATGATTTCCCGGTGGGGAGAAAAGCGGATAAACCACGTCTCGGGAGGGGCTGACTCGGAGGGTTCCCTGGATGACGTCTCCTTCAGGGAAGAGCCGGGGGAAGATGGCACCGGAGAGGAGGTGTCTTCTCCGAACTCCGGGTCAGATTCAGTCTCCTTCGAGGAAACCCCGTCCCCGCCGGCGTCCTCCCCGCGCTCCGGAATCTGCTCCCGGGATATGGAAACAATTGAAGCCAGCATATCCTGGAGCTCCCGAGAGCGCACCGATCCTGAGGGATCATCAGGCTCATCCAGCATGAACAGAATATGGTCCCGGCAATGGAGAGTCGCATCTACCAAGTCCTCCGTTACCGGGACAATACCGTCACGCACCTCCTGCAAACTGGACTCCACATGGTGTGCAAAGGCCGAGATTTTATCGAACCCGAACATCCCGGCCGATCCTTTGATGGTATGCATCACCCGGAATACCGCAGCGATGTTCTCGGAATCCTGCGGATTCTGTTCCAGCTCCAGCAGGGACTGCTCCAGACCGTTCAGAAGCTCCCGCGCTTCGGTACGAAAACTTTCCTGAAAACCGTCAATCATGGAGGTTCCCCGTTTTTGCAAAACCCGAGAGCGTCTGATCAAGCTGACGCCCTTCACGGACCATTTCTGCAATGAACCCGCCCTGATACAGCCGCCGGGCGACCTGGTCGGGTACCGCTCCCGTGATATGCAACTCTTTCCCCTGAGCTTCGGCGTACCGGCGTGCTCCGTAGAGGAGCTGTATGCCGGCTAGATCTATTTCATCGGCCTGACTGAGACTTATTAACACCATGGGCACCGTCTCAAAGGCCTGCCGGATCTCTTCGGCCCTGGCTTCGACGGTCGTCAGGGTAACAGCCCCAACCAGATTTACCACTTTGACATTCGAACTCATCCCGTCCTCGCTTACCGCAGACATCCCAAGGAAATTCTGCTCGAAATATCGCGCCACCGGAAACACCAACCCCAGGTGACCGGCAACACGCACCATCAGTAGTATAAGACAGAACGGCGATACTTTGCCTTCCCGAGGGGAAAAAACTCCCGAAAGAGGCCAGACAAATTTAATTAGAGGAAAGAATCGGTCTCGAGAAAAGACCCGAGCTGAAGACCACTCTCAAGGAAACCGGCTTTTCGCTTTTTGATCACGATCTGAATGAAAGCGGCCCGAAGATCGGTATCAACGCGCCAGTTGCGCAACGAGAAGGGGTCGTTTGGTGAGAGGCTGGACTCATCGGCCGATGTTCCGGGAAAAACCTCGGTTATTACATAGTCGGGTCCCCAGGGAGGACTGGATATCTCCTCCACGTTCATACCGAAGAGAACAGGAAACAGGGCCTCAATAGGCTGCCTCTTTAGAGCCTCCTCAACGGGGCTGAAAGGACGGGAGTCCAGGGCGATCACCCGGGATATTTCTTCCCTTCGGTTTTCCCTGGACCATCGGGTGTGTAAAAGATCCCCGGGACGTCGCTCCAGGATAATGTCCTGCGCCGAGGAGAGAGTCTTCACAGGACGACCCTGGATCGAACGCAGGATTTCCCCCTCCCGAACACCGGCCCGGTGGGCGGGAGACCCCGGAGCAACGTAGACGACCCGGAGCCCTTCCCGACCGGCATGAACGGCAAAGCCAAGCCAGGGGTGAACCACCTCTCCTCCCAGGAAAAGGCGAGGAAAAAAATGCCGCACCCAGTAGGAAGGAATAGCAAAGTTGACCCCTTCGAACTGCGGTATTCCTGCAAAGACGATTCCCGCTACCTGTCCATCGGGCAATATGAGGGGCCCACCGCTGTTTCCGGGGTTCACAGGAGCATCGATCTGGACAGCCTCCCCCATCTGGAAGAACCGCCGACCTTCAGCAGAGACAATTCCTGCTGTTATGGTGCTGTCGAGCCCCCCGGGGGATCCCAAAGCAAGGACTCTTTCCCCGGGAGTAAGACGTCGCGTATCGCTGAGAGAGAAGACATAGGGTGCATCCAGCTCCACCTTCAGGAGAGCCAGATCAAAGACGCGATCATACCCGATCACCCTTGCAGGAATCCGCTCATTGGGACGGCCGGCAAGTTTCACGTAGAGCCGGGAAAACCCGTTGTAGGTAGGATCAACCTCGCTGTAGATGACATGGTAATTTGTCAGCAAATACCCCCGGGGATCGATGAAAAACCCGCTTCCGATTCCGCGATCGGGGACTCCTACGCCCTGGGAGATCCTCATCCCCCGGTTTACCCAAACCGTAACGGTCCCGGCGAGCATTTCCGGCGGCGTTCGGGAAGAGACCGCAATGAGCGGCGGCAGATCATCACCCTCGTCACGTTCCTTCAGAGCTTTCAGAATCCGCTCTGCCGCTTCATCGTTATTAAAGGTCCGGGCAATTTCCAGAAAACGCAGTGCTTCGTCCTGACCAAGATCATCCAGGGTAGAGCGACGAAGCAGGAGATAGAGCGCCAGGACAGGCTCTTCACGATCCAGCTCCTGCCCGGCCCAACGGAGAAGCAAATCGTCCCGGGAGAGAGAATCTTCCTGAAGGAGCTCCGGTGGCGCCTTGGTCCCTACGTTGAGGGGGTCTTCCTGAAGGACGGCCAGGTTCCAGCGAGCCTGAAGCGCCAGGCTGTAATCCTCATCAGCCAGAGCCTGCCGGTACTCCTCATGCCACTGCCCAAAAACGCCCTGAAGAGTTTCCCGAACCCACTCCGGTTCCAGCAACTCCCGGTGCAGGCCGTAGGTAAGGCGGTCGATAGCGGCACCCACCTTTCCTTCCTCCAGGTGTTGCTCTACCCGTTGCACCACAAGGTCTCTTCTGTCCAGGGGGGGGCCAAACTGATCGGGACCGGAGGAGACGCATCCCGCCAGCGCACAGGCCGCCAGCACCATAGATATCACCAGAAACGAAGACTTTCGTTGATTGCTTCTCATCGTATCACTCCCAATTCCCGCAACTGCTCCGTCGCCTCCCGAGCCTGATGACTATTGAGGGTTCGGGCATCGTCGGACCCGAGCTGACGAAGAAAGCGGTCATCTCTGGGGGTCAAGGTAACACGCCCGGCCAGACCATTCCAGAGGGAGAAGGGCTCTCCTCCGACCCGGGAAGGAAGGTCCGTGACGAAACCATCCGTCTCTTCCAGGCGCAACCCGATGTCATGAGGCACAGGCCGTGCCGGAATCCAGAGAACACTTCGGGACGGGCACACCCGCTCGGCAGGGGGAACCTCACTC is part of the Alkalispirochaeta americana genome and harbors:
- a CDS encoding chemotaxis protein CheA, whose protein sequence is MIDGFQESFRTEARELLNGLEQSLLELEQNPQDSENIAAVFRVMHTIKGSAGMFGFDKISAFAHHVESSLQEVRDGIVPVTEDLVDATLHCRDHILFMLDEPDDPSGSVRSRELQDMLASIVSISREQIPERGEDAGGDGVSSKETESDPEFGEDTSSPVPSSPGSSLKETSSREPSESAPPETWFIRFSPHREIMRNGTNPLLLLEELQGLGSCTVVAHTGKITSLEAVEALDCLVSWDIFLTTAATEGSIREVFLFVEDSSTLSISKFDSIDLSDDSGQYKRLGQILVDRGVVAAEVVKEALEGQKKLGQVLLEQGVDSDEINSALREQEHARKTREKGVSGEGTSSIRVQSEKLDDLVDLVGELVTLQARLSQVAQEDQVDQAALETVAETFERLIASLRDHTMSIRMLPVASIFSRFRRLVRDLSRDLGKDVELITSGGETALDKSVLERLQDPLVHVIRNSIDHGIEPPAVRKAAGKPSCGKVALRARHVGASVEIRVEDDGHGLDRERILSIAIDKGLVSPGISLEDQEVYDLVFQPGFSTAREVTTVSGRGVGMDVVRREMDAIGGTVSFDPRPAQGTALVMTIPLTLAIIDGLLVRIGSERFVVPLANVEECVEYQRHDSREKDTIHNRGELLPLVNLRRIFSVSGERPAIEQAVVVMTGIGRVGFIVDQVVGEHQTVIKNLGQMYRSIEAVSGATILGDGTVALILDIQRLTGQISHAGSLAE
- a CDS encoding S1C family serine protease — protein: MRSNQRKSSFLVISMVLAACALAGCVSSGPDQFGPPLDRRDLVVQRVEQHLEEGKVGAAIDRLTYGLHRELLEPEWVRETLQGVFGQWHEEYRQALADEDYSLALQARWNLAVLQEDPLNVGTKAPPELLQEDSLSRDDLLLRWAGQELDREEPVLALYLLLRRSTLDDLGQDEALRFLEIARTFNNDEAAERILKALKERDEGDDLPPLIAVSSRTPPEMLAGTVTVWVNRGMRISQGVGVPDRGIGSGFFIDPRGYLLTNYHVIYSEVDPTYNGFSRLYVKLAGRPNERIPARVIGYDRVFDLALLKVELDAPYVFSLSDTRRLTPGERVLALGSPGGLDSTITAGIVSAEGRRFFQMGEAVQIDAPVNPGNSGGPLILPDGQVAGIVFAGIPQFEGVNFAIPSYWVRHFFPRLFLGGEVVHPWLGFAVHAGREGLRVVYVAPGSPAHRAGVREGEILRSIQGRPVKTLSSAQDIILERRPGDLLHTRWSRENRREEISRVIALDSRPFSPVEEALKRQPIEALFPVLFGMNVEEISSPPWGPDYVITEVFPGTSADESSLSPNDPFSLRNWRVDTDLRAAFIQIVIKKRKAGFLESGLQLGSFLETDSFL
- a CDS encoding STAS domain-containing protein, with the translated sequence MSSNVKVVNLVGAVTLTTVEARAEEIRQAFETVPMVLISLSQADEIDLAGIQLLYGARRYAEAQGKELHITGAVPDQVARRLYQGGFIAEMVREGRQLDQTLSGFAKTGNLHD